A single region of the Lotus japonicus ecotype B-129 chromosome 4, LjGifu_v1.2 genome encodes:
- the LOC130712523 gene encoding uncharacterized protein LOC130712523, whose amino-acid sequence MRISAWNFRGLGNRWAVRAFWMLIHSKARDVCFVSETRLFEAEMLRQRGVGGLFNLFPVRCADTIHSRAGGLCLLWREGIDVGIISSSLNHIRFLVVHPESHAYMEYLAVYGFPEERNKRRTWEMIQNLELASSVPWSCFGDFNDILSPDDKLGGDPPDLGRLQERALIRSQCGLQEVDFSGKRFTWTKNRDPPGTIEERLDFFLITEVGSALDVWGRDTFGDLPKKISDARVLLQRLQRSVQTEVVLQEVSETEKVLDVLLEQEEIMWSQRSRATWLRHGDRNSRFFHQKASQRRRRNMIECIRDANGRKVETDEEISQVLTTYFLDLFNSSNPSGIEDAVSLVANHVTPVQKEILLTPFSKEDVEEALFQKHPTKAPGADGLPALFYQKFWNIIGDEVSQFCLQVLQGNTDPGMINQTLLVVIPKVKSPEHASQFRPISLCNVIFKIITKCLANRLKIILPNLICETQSAFVPGCLITNNALIAFECFHFMKKRSQSRNGIMALKLDMSKAYDQVEWPFLQSVMVSMGFPLCWVNLVMRCVSSVSFSILINGNRQAPFAPHRGLRQGDPLSPYLFILCEEVFSAMINKAVFDSSLHGVKVSRSAPVISHLLFADDSVIFARADVQEAECIKGILTSYERASGQAINLDKSMLSVSRFVPQNCFHELCQLLRVKAVESFDKYLGLPTIIGKSKTQIFNFVKERVWKKLKGWNEKSLSRAGREVLVKAVAQSILTYVMSCFVLPDGLCDQIEGMISKFYWGGDRINTFPDSLFSRVFKSVYFPSSNLLGVRKGYKPSYAWSSIWKSRWVFERGGRWRIGDGRSVDIVRDAWLPNGSPLVYRQDLIDELNLKFVADLLDHGRWRLNTQEEASSSRASALPASVWKLIWKSCALPRCKAVVWRAVSGFMPVRTELRKRGLDMDPLCPWCGIEEESIPHVLLECFCIRRVWFAVLGVHVTEATSFHASVLQILEGVGAEMVARFFPTVYAIWEARNACVFEDRELSIGAIMDRVRALEALPRPTVFPRSSMHTGVATWSRPATGGIKVNFDASVRRSMAGFGMVARDEEGQILAAATLAPVMMQSAGFAEALCLRWVMSLALELGFFNVCFETNSLQLFQWWRRRSRGCSYLDLIIYDCRSLVSFFTRMDLLFVRRSGNTAADFLARGASSFAVWIEEDPLGLDTFVASDALASMPT is encoded by the exons atgaggATTTCAGCGTGGAACTTCCGCGGGCTTGGGAACCGGTGGGCAGTTAGGGCATTCTGGATGCTCATCCACTCCAAAGCTCGcgatgtttgttttgtttcggAAACTCGTTTATTTGAGGCAGAAATGTTACGACAGAGAGGGGTCGGGGgcctttttaatttatttccgGTCCGTTGTGCTGATACTATTCATTCTCGTGCTGGTGGTTTGTGTTTGCTTTGGCGGGAGGGTATTGATGTGGGAATTATTAGCTCTTCTCTTAATCATATTCGTTTCTTAGTGGTTCACCCTGAGTCTCATGCCTATATGGAGTACCTTGCAGTTTATGGCTTCCCTGAGGAGCGTAATAAAAGGAGGACGTGGGAGATGATTCAGAATTTGGAACTGGCAAGCTCTGTTCCTTGGTCTTGTTTTGGAGATTTCAATGATATCTTATCGCCTGATGATAAACTGGGAGGAGACCCCCCAGATTTGGGTCGTCTTCAGGAGAGAGCTTTAATCCGCAGTCAGTGTGGCTTACAGGAGGTGGACTTCTCTGGGAAACGCTTTACGTGGACCAAAAATAGAGATCCTCCGGGTACTATTGAGGAGCGgctggatttttttttg ATAACAGAGGTGGGGAGTGCGTTGGATGTGTGGGGAAGGGACACGTTTGGAGACTTGCCTAAGAAGATCTCCGATGCTAGGGTTCTTCTTCAACGTCTTCAGAGAAGTGTTCAGACTGAGGTGGTATTACAGGAGGTTAGTGAGACAGAGAAGGTCTTGGATGTACTTCTAGAGCAGGAAGAGATAATGTGGAGCCAACGCTCACGAGCTACTTGGCTTAGACATGGGGACAGAAACTCTAGATTCTTTCATCAGAAAGCTTCGCAACGACGTCGGCGTAATATGATTGAGTGCATTCGGGATGCTAATGGAAGAAAGGTAGAGACAGATGAGGAGATCTCACAGGTGTTGACGACTTACTTTTTGGATTTGTTTAATAGTTCTAATCCTTCGGGGATAGAGGATGCGGTGTCTCTAGTGGCGAACCATGTAACACCAGTTCAGAAGGAAATTCTTTTGACCCCGTTCTCTAAGGAGGATGTGGAGGAGGCCCTCTTTCAGAAGCATCCGACCAAGGCACCAGGTGCAGATGGTCTCCCGGCTTTGTTCTACCAGAAGTTTTGGAACATTATTGGAGATGAGGTCTCTCAGTTCTGCTTGCAAGTCCTTCAAGGAAACACTGATCCAGGTATGATAAATCAAACTTTGTTGGTTGTAATTCCTAAAGTTAAATCTCCAGAGCATGCTAGTCAGTTTAGGCCAATTAGCCTTTGTAATGTAATCTTTAAGATTATTACGAAGTGTCTTGCAAACagattgaaaataattttgcCAAATTTAATTTGTGAAACACAAAGTGCATTTGTACCAGGTTGTCTCATTACAAATAATGCGTTAATTGCATTCGAATGTTTTCATTTTATGAAGAAAAGATCTCAGAGCCGGAATGGCATCATGGCGCTCAAACTGGATATGTCTAAGGCATATGACCAGGTTGAGTGGCCTTTCCTTCAGTCAGTTATGGTTTCTATGGGATTCCCGCTTTGTTGGGTGAATTTGGTGATGAGATGTGTCTCTTCTGTTAGCTTCTCCATTTTGATTAATGGCAACAGGCAAGCCCCTTTTGCCCCTCATAGAGGGTTGCGTCAAGGGGACCCTCTTTcgccttatttatttattttatgtgaAGAAGTCTTTTCAGCTATGATTAATAAGGCTGTTTTTGATTCCTCGTTACATGGGGTTAAGGTTTCGCGCTCTGCGCCTGTTATTTCTCATTTACTGTTTGCAGATGATAGTGTAATATTTGCTCGGGCAGATGTGCAAGAAGCTGAGTGTATTAAAGGGATTCTCACTTCCTATGAGAGAGCTTCAGGTCAAGCTATTAACCTTGATAAGTCAATGCTTTCAGTTAGCCGATTTGTGCCACAAAATTGTTTCCATGAGCTTTGTCAGCTTTTAAGAGTAAAGGCAGTGGAAAGTTTTGATAAGTATTTGGGTTTGCCGACAATCATTGGAAAGTCCAAGACTCAAATATTTAACTTTGTTAAGGAAAGAGTTTGGAAGAAGCTTAAGGGGTGGAATGAGAAATCCTTATCTCGAGCGGGTAGAGAGGTTCTTGTCAAAGCTGTGGCGCAATCAATATTGACCTATGTTATGTCTTGCTTTGTTCTTCCTGATGGCCTCTGTGATCAGATTGAGGGTATGATAAGTAAGTTCTATTGGGGTGGAGAT AGGATAAATACTTTTCCTGACTCTCTTTTCAGTCGTGTGTTTAAGTCGGTTTACTTCCCAAGTAGTAATCTTTTGGGGGTAAGAAAAGGTTATAAGCCTAGTTATGCTTGGTCAAGCATTTGGAAATCGCGTTGGGTCTTTGAAAGAGGCGGAAGATGGCGAATAGGGGATGGTAGGTCTGTGGATATTGTGAGGGATGCTTGGCTCCCTAATGGTTCTCCTTTGGTGTATCGCCAGGATCTAATTGACgagttaaatttaaaatttgtgGCTGATTTGCTGGACCATGGGAGGTG GAGGCTGAATACTCAGGAGGAAGCATCgtcttcaagagcttctgcTCTACCAGCTTCGGTTTGGAAGCTTATTTGGAAATCATGTGCGTTACCTCGTTGTAAAGCGGTTGTGTGGAGGGCTGTTTCGGGTTTCATGCCTGTTCGAACCGAGCTTCGTAAGAGAGGTTTAGATATGGATCCATTATGCCCATGGTGTGGGATTGAGGAGGAATCAATTCCTCATGTATTGCTCGAGTGCTTCTGTATTAGGAGGGTTTGGTTTGCTGTTTTGGGTGTTCATGTGACCGAGGCAACATCTTTTCATGCATCGGTGTTGCAAATATTGGAGGGGGTGGgggctgagatggtggccaggTTCTTCCCGACAGTGTATGCTATTTGGGAGGCCAGAAACGCCTGCGTTTTTGAGGATAGGGAGCTGTCCATTGGTGCGATTATGGACCGTGTGCGTGCATTGGAGGCGCTGCCACGTCCAACGGTTTTTCCACGTTCGTCCATGCACACCGGGGTTGCTACATGGAGCCGGCCAGCAACTGGGGGGATTAAGGTGAATTTCGACGCTTCCGTTCGACGTTCCATGGCGGGGTTTGGTATGGTGGCGCGGGATGAGGAGGGTCAGATCCTTGCAGCAGCGACTTTAGCTCCTGTGATGATGCAATCAGCAGGTTTTGCAGAGGCACTTTGTCTGAGATGGGTGATGAGTCTTGcactagagcttggtttcttcaATGTCTGTTTTGAGACGAATTCTCTTCAGCTTTTCCAGTGGTGGAGGCGCCGCAGCAGAGGATGCTCTTATCTAGATTTAATTATTTATGATTGTCGTTCTTTAGTTTCATTTTTTACTCGTATGGATCTTTTGTTTGTTCGTCGTTCCGGCAATACTGCCGCTGACTTTTTAGCCCGGGGAGCCTCCTCTTTTGCTGTTTGGATAGAGGAAGACCCTCTTGGTCTTGACACTTTTGTTGCTTCTGATGCTTTGGCTTCTATGCCGACTTGA